One window of Nicotiana tomentosiformis chromosome 11, ASM39032v3, whole genome shotgun sequence genomic DNA carries:
- the LOC138901155 gene encoding uncharacterized protein, which translates to MALHREASSKYRAELTRCEVDLKKLTEERNALKLLYVQKKEEIRGLRGELARAHQDQTELIEQQKAKLVEQLREEANMKEVETLGWKQHMDRLASEKDTVRAQLSSVERQLQSVKEESLARAKKIEELETRLIAELARATSEAEALAASYRADAEAADTRAKEISDVAEVRLS; encoded by the exons ATGGCGCTCCATCGAGAAGCGTCTTCCAAATACCGAGCCGAGCTGACCCGATGTGAGGTTGATCTCAAAAAGCTCACGGAGGAGAGAAacgccctcaaactcctctatgtgcaaaaaAAAGAGGAGATCAGGGGCCTTCGAGGCGAACTGGCAAGAGCTCATCAAGATCAGACCGAGCTCATCGAACAG CAGAAGGCCAAATTGGTTGAGCAGCTTCGCGAGGAAGCTAATATGAAAGAGGTagagactttggggtggaagcaGCATATGGACCGTCTCGCTTCGGAAAAAGATACGGTTCGAGCCCAACTATCTTCGGTTGAgcgtcaactccaaagtgtgaaggaGGAGAGCTTGGCCCGAGCCAAGAAAATTGAAGAGCTTGAGACTCGGTTGATCGctgagcttgcaagggccacatccGAGGCAGAGGCGCTCGCGGCCTCCTACCGAGCCGACGCTGAAGCCGCTGACACTCGGGCAAAGGAAATTTCTGATGTTGCTGAGGTTAGATTATCCTGa